From one Anticarsia gemmatalis isolate Benzon Research Colony breed Stoneville strain chromosome 20, ilAntGemm2 primary, whole genome shotgun sequence genomic stretch:
- the LOC142981858 gene encoding uncharacterized protein LOC142981858, producing the protein MIVAVNDCKSPSYPYVKDSPITIDTVIYNTSTTMLLSGNVTVAKNAKNVKYRMKGFIWENGKWRPNYIMNDIGCHGMLLHLMCVATGVKYDRKNCMFLKGTYTFKDLDANSMQHLWASKMEYGRILWKPEVFNRQVGTFFCKEFETLTEPA; encoded by the exons ATGATAGTTGCCGTGAACGACTGCAAGTCTCCTTCGTACCCATACGTGAAGGACTCTCCGATAACTATAGATACTGTCATCTATAATACTTCCACTACCATGCTTCTGAGTGGGAATGTTACTGTGGCCAAGAATGCTAAAAATGTTaag TACAGAATGAAGGGTTTCATCTGGGAGAACGGCAAATGGAGGCCGAACTACATCATGAACGACATCGGCTGTCACGGCATGCTGCTCCATCTGATGTGTGTGGCCACCGGTGTCAAGTATGATAGAAAAAACTGCATGTTTTTGAAG GGTACGTATACCTTCAAAGATCTGGATGCTAACTCCATGCAGCACTTGTGGGCATCAAAGATGGAGTATGGAAGAATACTGTGGAAGCCTGAAGTCTTCAACCGGCAAGTCGGAACGTTCTTCTGCAAGGAGTTTGAGACACTTACTGAACCGGCTTAG